The segment GTTCACGGGGTCAGTCTGCCTTCTTGTTCGTACCGGCTGCGGTGGCTGCGGTGCGCCGCTGCGCGCCCGCGCAGCGGCGTCCCGTCACCGGGCCCGGTTCAGTGACTGGAGGGCGGCCCGCAGCAGCTGGGGGACGGGGGCCGAGCCGCCGGCGGCGAGGGCCGCCTCCGCCTGCGGCGTCACCGCCGAGACCGCGTCCTCCGCCTCCCGCGAGGCGTACCCGAGGCCGATGAGCGCCGCCGTGAGCTGTTCCGTCCACGGCGCGGGGCCGGAGGCCACGGGGGCCCGCTGAGCGCCGACCACGGCGGAGGCCGAGCCGAGCTTCCCCTTGAGCTCCAGCAGCAGCTTCTGCGCCCCCTTCTTCCCGATCCCGGGTACCGCCATCAGCGCCTTCTCGTCCCCCGACTCGACGGCCAGGCGCAGCGCGTCCGGGCTGTGCGCCCCG is part of the Streptomyces katrae genome and harbors:
- the ruvA gene encoding Holliday junction branch migration protein RuvA; amino-acid sequence: MIAFVSGPVAALSPALAVIEVGGVGMAVQCTPATLAGLRVGEPARLATSLVVREDSLTLYGFADDDERQVFELLQTASGVGPRLAQAMLGAHSPDALRLAVESGDEKALMAVPGIGKKGAQKLLLELKGKLGSASAVVGAQRAPVASGPAPWTEQLTAALIGLGYASREAEDAVSAVTPQAEAALAAGGSAPVPQLLRAALQSLNRAR